Proteins co-encoded in one Gossypium arboreum isolate Shixiya-1 chromosome 11, ASM2569848v2, whole genome shotgun sequence genomic window:
- the LOC108472138 gene encoding UPF0481 protein At3g47200-like, with the protein MSSTEEGGGTVGAPGGAVSTDQTITTNTNPLDTITPMPGKDFTLSDGELKNLRSLDEAFDGNQLDPKAKPLIRRVPSTLGRHEDFRKYFKPKVISIGPLHHNDPTFHGSEMLKLRLAAHFVENIGVNNEILYKNIKTEINGLRKCYDPKELEKYSIDDEKLAWMFFVDGCAILQAVYMRYGKDYNLTPNELFIKNQLLTFVYSDLFLLENQIPFRVLELLTSSSKNGEKFMKAIRRFIDDTVITPADMKEPQSHQQDSEWWEQQEGERIHLLHLLRVRLLFNKEKKENPWRHSRFCTRFFMYLINRSNQTGTKRHHSHTFRNVKELENAGIRLKASETSCLTDISFNSIFFVGNLWLPPIIVDDSTGPKFMNLIAYEMCPDFDNDFTVTSYMCFLDSLIDEAEDVKALRRAGILYNGLGSDEEVAKLFNKMNTDLVPSPKIYSYVEQQIDNHCKNMWINYAAKAYHTLFRSPWTCLAFVAAIAALYLSALHTYYTIHQPK; encoded by the exons ATGTCGTCCACGGAGGAAGGAGGCGGCACCGTCGGAGCTCCCGGCGGAGCAGTTTCCACGGATCAAACAATCACCACCAACACCAATCCCCTAGACACGATCACTCCAATGCCGGGTAAGGACTTCACTCTCAGCGATGGCGAATTAAAGAATCTCCGGTCATTAGACGAAGCTTTCGACGGCAACCAACTTGACCCCAAAGCCAAACCATTGATACGAAGAGTCCCATCAACCCTTGGCCGTCACGAAGATTTCAGGAAGTATTTCAAGCCGAAAGTGATCTCAATCGGCCCACTCCACCACAATGATCCCACCTTCCATGGATCCGAGATGCTCAAGCTCAGATTAGCAGCACATTTCGTCGAAAACATTGGCGTCAATAACGAAATCTtgtacaaaaacataaaaacagaGATCAATGGCTTGAGGAAATGCTATGATCCAAAGGAATTAGAGAAGTATAGCATCGATGACGAGAAACTGGCTTGGATGTTCTTCGTTGACGGCTGCGCAATTTTACAAGCAGTTTATATGCGTTACGGCAAAGATTATAATCTTACGCCGAACGAATTGTTTATTAAAAACCAATTGCTGACATTTGTGTACTCGGATCTGTTCTTGTTGGAAAACCAAATACCCTTTCGTGTTCTTGAATTGCTTACAAGCTCGAGCAAAAATGGCGAAAAGTTCATGAAGGCGATCAGAAGGTTCATCGACGACACTGTTATCACCCCAGCCGACATGAAAGAGCCACAATCACACCAGCAGGACag TGAATGGTGGGAGCAGCAAGAAGGAGAGCGAATTCACTTATTGCATCTACTACGAGTAAGACTCCTTttcaataaagaaaaaaaagaaaatccatGGCGGCATTCTAGGTTTTGCACTCGATTTTTCATGTACTTGATAAATCGCAGCAACCAAACAGGAACAAAACGGCACCATTCACACACCTTTCGTAACGTAAAAGAGCTAGAAAACGCCGGGATAAGGTTAAAAGCAAGCGAAACAAGTTGTTTAACCGACATCAGTTTCAACAGTATCTTCTTTGTCGGAAATTTATGGTTGCCGCCGATCATCGTCGATGATTCAACCGGTCCTAAATTCATGAACTTAATAGCTTACGAAATGTGTCCGGATTTCGACAACGATTTCACCGTCACTTCATATATGTGTTTCCTTGATTCATTGATCGATGAAGCCGAAGATGTTAAAGCCCTGAGACGCGCCGGCATACTATACAACGGACTGGGGAGTGATGAAGAAGTGGCTAAGCTTTTCAATAAGATGAACACTGATTTGGTTCCTAGTCCGAAGATTTACAGTTATGTTGAACAGCAAATAGATAATCATTGTAAGAATATGTGGATTAATTATGCAGCTAAAGCTTATCATACTCTTTTTAGGAGTCCTTGGACGTGTTTGGCATTTGTGGCTGCCATTGCAGCACTTTATCTTAGTGCTTTGCATACTTATTATACCATACATCAACCAAAGTAA